The Xiphophorus couchianus chromosome 14, X_couchianus-1.0, whole genome shotgun sequence genome includes a region encoding these proteins:
- the LOC114156819 gene encoding protein S100-P, whose amino-acid sequence MSQLEMAMATLIQTFDKYAGSDGKKSTLSKTEVKTLMEKELPGLLKAAKNPGEVDKFLKGLDFNGDAEVDFQEFVTLVVALTCAAHSRFCKQ is encoded by the exons ATGAGTCAACTGGAGATGGCAATGGCCACCCTGATACAAACCTTCGACAAATACGCCGGCTCTGACGGGAAGAAGAGCACGCTGAGCAAAACGGAGGTGAAGACTTTGATGGAGAAGGAGCTGCCTGGGTTGCTCAAG GCAGCGAAGAACCCCGGCGAAGTGGACAAGTTCCTGAAAGGTCTGGACTTCAACGGGGACGCTGAGGTTGACTTCCAAGAGTTCGTCACGCTGGTCGTCGCCCTGACCTGTGCAGCACACAGCCGCTTCTGCAAACAGTAG
- the LOC114156766 gene encoding uncharacterized protein LOC114156766 codes for MNRGGKMKLLLRSLLLSSLCALSSWSVSSDALVVTQSPDVSVQEGETGNITCCWKGAERVGIKWLKNQTLIENKTVINQSTGSKNEQKNKCSVLIIENMTTGDSGRYICKVSMEIPVLKEVEGKGTTITVIARENITKSTLEDRSDKQNQEYPVIIGVGVMVPLFLITLICFCSLRKKEGQAARVIYEVPHTDSIQADMDKTSTSSSRGSTQWCEVFMYDSLDYFEQVEPKRTK; via the exons ATGAATCGAGGTGGAAAGATGAAGCTCCTACTGAGAAGTCTGCTTCTTAGCTCTCTCTGCGCGCTCTCATCATGGA GTGTTTCTTCAGATGCACTTGTTGTTACTCAGAGTCCTGATGTTTCTGTCCAAGAAGGAGAGACAGGAAACATCACCTGCTGCTGGAAAGGGGCAGAAAGAGTTGGCATTAAATGGTtgaaaaaccaaacattaatagagaataagactgtcataaaTCAGTCTACAGGCTCTAAGAATGAGCAGAAAAATAAGTGTTCAGTTCTGATAATAGAAAACATGACAACAGGTGATTCAGGAAGATACATCTGCAAGGTTTCTATGGAGATACCAGTTTTAAAAGAAGTTGAAGGAAAAGGAACGACCATCACAGTTATAGCCAGAGAGAACATCACTAAAAGCACACTTGAAG ATCGAAGTGATAAACAAAATCAGGAGTATCCCGTAATCATTGGCGTGGGTGTCATGGTCCCGCTCTTCCTCATCACTCTCATCTGTTTCTGCTCTCTGCGAAAGAAGGAAG gacaAGCCGCCAGGGTGATCTATGAAGTTCCACACACTGACTCTATCCAAGCAGATATGGACAAAACCAGCACCAGTTCTTCCAGAGGCTCAACTCAGTGG tgTGAAGTTTTCATGTATGACTCCTTGGATTACTTCGAGCAAGTGGAGCCCAAAAGAACTAAATAG